The DNA window ATATTTCATTTCGAATCCGTTTACGTATACGGTTTTCAAATAACCGCCTATGTCTTTGTTGAAATAATCGAAAAAATCCTGCCCGAGACTTAGATCCACTACGTAAGCTTTTTTCAACATCATTTGATCCTGATTCTTCCGTCTGTCAGCGCTTCTACTGACCGGTTTTTAATGAAAAAATCGAGGAACGGATCCGGAGCATAAACAGAAGTCGGCTGTTTTTCAATGGAATCGCCGAGAAAAACAAAGTGTCCGTCTCCTCCTCCTGCCAACCAGTCGCTGACTATTACTGTATAGATTTTTTCGGGTTCCAGAGGGTTCCATTTTCCTTCCTGAAATATTTCGACACTGTCAATCCTGGCTCCAGGTTCGAGTACGCGCAAAACTTCCCTGCCGGAATAGACAGCGCAGAAAGAAGGTTTAAGCGTGTCTATTTCAAATCTGACTCCTCCGACCTGAAGAAATCCTCCGTATGAAGCGCGCATAGAATCCGGGCAGTCAAACTGAGCACCGAGTTGTCCGGAAGCCGAGACTTCGAGAGTCTGTTTGATTTCAGCGCCAGTCATTGCGACTTTTATCAGTTCATTCCTGAAAGGGAGTATTTCCAGCACAGTCCCGTATGTGATCTCTCCGGCAGGATATATCATGTCTCCTCTTATGGAACCTCCGTTCAGGAAGGCGACGTCAGCATCCTGAAACCACCTCAACCACGAATCACAAATCAGATTCCCGATGTTGGACTCTCTGCCTCTTACAACTGCTCTCGTCGCGTCAAACGGAACCATTGAGACCCCTAATGGTGTAGACAAACCGCTTTTGTACTTTTCTTGAAATTCCAGCATGATCTCTCTCACTTCTTCGTCAGATCCGGCAGTAGAATCAAGTAATTGAGATCTAAAATCTATCGAGAATAGATTTGAATCCTCGAAACTCAGCACGAGAGTGCCTATCGTCTGTGCTCGTGCACCGTTTTGGACAAGGACAACACCGTTGACTTCAACGCAGTACTCTGTGTGGTCGTGCCCGCCTATGACAGCGTCTATTCCTTCGACATTCATTGCCAAGATACTGTCGTAAGTAAAACCCGTATGCGTCAAGCCTATTATGCAGCAACATCCGGCAATCTCTAACTCACAGACAGCTTTTTCGGCTGCATCAAGCAGGTCAAACGGCATAAAAACCTGTGAATCGCCGGGGTTTGTCAGTTTGAAAAAATCCGGTGTCATCAGTCCGAAAAATCCTATTTTTATTCCTCCGATTTCTTTTATCGTGTAAGGTTTTATTCTCGATTGAAGACTTGTGTCTGAAAAAGTCATATTGGCGCAAATCAGATCGAAATCAGCCTTTCTCATCGCTTCTGCGAAGACCTCCGCTCCGTTGTCAAACTCATGATTCCCCGGGCAATATACGTCGTAACGCGACATATTCATGCCGGTAACTTCGGGTTCTCCATTGAACATGGAAAAAAGAGGATTTATAAAATCGTCTCCTGAAGACACCAAAAGAACTCCGTGAAAACAAGTGTCGGATTCGAGGTTACTTTTGAAAGCCGATATCCTCTCAAAACCTCCCACAGTGAATTTTTGTCCATCTTTGGTCATTTCATAAGGCAAAATTACGCTCTGGAGATCCGAAGTCGCCGCAATGGCAATTTTTACAGTTTCTGAAGCAGCTGCGCTTGTCAGTAAAACCCAAAGCGCGAGGGCCGCAATAAATCTCTTCATATATCAGCCTCCGTTATAGACCGTTTATTTCATCGAGTTATATAAATCCAATCAGGTCTTTCCACTGCTTTATCGCCTGTCAATTCCCTCCACTTCTCGTCAGTCAGTCTGTCTCCCATCGGCCACGTGAATTCCCAGTAACTGAGTACCGGACCCAGGGCAGCTTCAATGTGTCCGTCGGGCCTTGCGTACACTATTATTGCGAGGTCGAGATCGCCTGAAGCGACTTCGAGGACGGACGAACTGTTCTGATCCGTGTGAACATCTGCTATCAGGCTTGTTTCCACTCCTTCTGTTACGTCCCCTCCGTCGGACAGGGCGTTTTGAAGGCTCGAAGAAAAATATTTCAGGAAATCGGCGTCTTCAGCGCTTAAAGGTTTTCCTGCGAGTTCTTTCTCGGATATTTCTTTTATTCTTTCCATAACTGACCGAGCCCTGCTGAATTTCCACGTCAAAGCCTCGTCAAAATAGCCGTACGATTTTAAAGCTTTTTCGAGCATAGTCAGCACAGCGATGACTTCGGCATAGACTTCCGGAACAGGCTCGACAAATCCAGCCGAAGGCGGCAGCGGCGGTTCATGCCCGTTGTTCGGTGCGCATCCGGCTTCCATTGTGTAACTCTGCTTGACGTACAAAATATTGTCGTGCCTGAGCATCGCCCATGAAGCCAGAAAATTCGACAGAGAATGTTTCTGCCAGAATTCAGTGGTCATGAAATCCGCGTATCCTTCCCCTCTCTCTTTCATCAGCAGATAAATACACAAAAGCCAGTTATTGTATAGCGTTTCATGCCAGACCTTCTGTTCGAATCCGAGAATTCTGTCCTTCAGATCATTCAGGTTCTTATTGTAATTTGAATAGAAAGTGTCTCCGTTCTCGCACAGTATTTTGTAAGCCGCCTGACTTCCGAATACGGCGGCCACATCCAGCCCTGACGGCATAAACCTTCTCTCACCTGATCTGTTCGGTCCTATTGTCGGAAACACCATTCTGCCGAGCACTTCGCTGTCGAAAGCGTATCTTTGACCGAAAAGCCTGAAGCCGGCTGTTATCTCCTGTGTTTTCATCAGTTCATTCGTGTCGAATTCTCCGGTTTCATCAGGCATGGCGACAAGAGCCCCGGTTCCGCTGTAAATTTTTGAATCAAGATAATTTTTAATCAAAATACCCGAAAATCTTCCGTAAAAATCACGGTTGTATAAATCTCCCGCTGTCAATTCGCCGCTTTCAGTCTCCTTGACCGCTCCGAGATACTCTGGAACAGACATGTCATCGGCAAAACCGGCGAAAAAAGCCGTAACAGAATATATTTTACACCATTTGTCTATATACTTTTCGCCGTCCGGCGCCGTCCCCGAACAGAGGTCCGAAACCATCTGAAGCGCGGTGCCCGTCATGTAAATCGCTTTTTCTTCGCTGACGAGATACATCTCCTGTCCGCTCTGATTTCCTTTTAGAGGGAAAGTCATTCTTCCGAGCCACATCATCGCCTTAAAATATCTTTTTAGGGAATCGCTCGACGGATAATGCCCTCTGGGGACGTACTGAGAAAAATCCTCTTTGTAACCGAAAACATTGCTCTCGGCAAAACCTTCATGAGCTTCAATCAGCTGTACTTCCTTTTCCACTATCTCTGCGATGATCGGGTCCAGTTCATGCGACGGTTCGAGAAGTTTCAGAGCCACTCCTGAATAAGCGGCCGCTAAAAAGTTCTCCCTGCGCAAGTTTGTTTCGTAGAGATAAATCAATATCTTTACGAGGTCAGCGTAAAGAAAATTTTCTTCGACGTGTTTCAATGAATTGTCAAAAAATATGTGCATCAGGTGAAGTGCAATTCCCGATGAAACGAAAACAGGCTGATTCGAGCTTTCGATAACCTCGAAAGCACTGACCGGATTGTCCGTCAGATACAGGGAAGAAGTAACAATGAATCCGTTTTCAAGAAGTTCAGCCGGTACACCGGACAGCCCTGAAAATAACAGCACTTCGTTCAAGTTGATAATCGCGTTTTCATCGAAAGGAAGTCCGGCTCCCATCATGCGCGGGTTCACGTCGCTGGAAACTTTTTCGTAAAACGTTTCTCCGAAATCCGAAGATATACCTATTTCGGTGAAATCGGTTTTTTCAGAGACGTCTTTCACAGGTTTGAGATCGAGAGCGTGGAGATTGGTTTCGGGAATGTTATTACTGCAAGAAAAGAAGAAAATGACTGCGGCGGAAAATACGAATCCTCGTTTGAGCATACATTCTCCTTTATTTTAACTATTTTCATATAACTCCGGTTAAGATTATAAATCATAGGTTTTCAAATTACAGCCGCTTTTTATGAAACCGAGTTTTAATTTTTTTTTAGCAGGTTTGTTATATAATCATTTGGTACTTTCACAAACGAGGATCAAATGTGGAGCTCAAAGGTAAAAATATTCGGAATGCCTCTTGTTTCGGCGGGCTTTTTCGCCAGGGGCTTTTTTTCAATAGGTTTTGCCGGCACCGGCGTCATAACCATAGCGCAATTCGGCACCGGCGTCATTTTCATAGGCCAATTCGGCATAGGATTATTCACCTTGGCGCAGTTTTCCGCGGGTTTTTTTTCAATGGGACAATTCGCCGCGGCGCTTTGCGTCGCCATCGGGCAGGGCGCAATAGGTTTTGCAGTTATGGCTCTGGGGGGATTAGGTTATTACAGCGTCATCAGACCCGCATCGTTCATGTCGGGTTTGGAAACTCTGTTTTCAAAGATTTCAGCTGACCCCCTGCCCTTTCTGGCATGGACAACTTCGTGGCTGTTAATCTTTCTTTTCTTCTACATGCAGAAAAGCAAATTCACGGGCAACTGGAAGCTCAGGGATTTTTTCAGGCCGAAGTGGAAACACAGCTCTTTAAAATACAGAATAAAAAATATATCAAAAATCGGCAATTTGAAGATTCTTGAAGAAATTGTCCTGAACGACCCGGTAACGGATGCTAAAATAGCGGCCATAGCAAACATTTCGGACCCGGCTACTCTCCGCTCTTTCGCGCTCGACAACTCCCTCAGCTCCATTCACAGTCACTCCGTCAGGAAAATCGAAGACGAAAACGTCCTGCTCGAAATAGCTCTCAATACCGACAACCACTCTATTGCAGGGGACATTTTTTCAAAAAAACCCCTGCAAACACACCTTAAAAAAATTGCCCGCGAAGCGAAAAACGATGAAATCAGAGCCAAAGCCATCCTTAAAACCGAACCGGACGAAAATTTCCTGTCAGAACGGGCCGACAGGGAAACAAACGACTCGATTCTCATGTCAATAGCCGAAAAAACCGCGCGCCAGGAAACTTTGTTTGACATAATAAAGAAATCTGCGAATGAAAACGTCAAAACCTTTGCCGCGAAAAAACTTAAAAAGGAAAACATTCCGGTCATATCGCGGCTTTTGGCCGAAGAAGTTTTTCTTTCCTCCGCCCGCAGTCTGGCTTCACTGATAGACGACCAGGACACTCTAAAGTACTTGTCGAGAACGGCGGCACATCCCTCGGGACGCATAGCCTCTGTCGAAACCTTGACGTCTCCCGGAGATGATTTTTTGACCGATCTTGTCAGGGAAGAAAATGACATTTACGTATGTAAAGCCGCAATAATGAAGATTGCCGATACGGACCAGCTGAAAAACCTCGCCATGAACTACCCGAAGAAATCCATTTCCGTCCTCGCCGTGGGAGCAATAACTCAAAGACACGTTTTGTGGGACATATTCCGGAACGCGACAGACCCTAAAGTCAAAGAGGAGGCGAGATCGAGGTTTGAAGATTTGAAACCCGGATATTTCGGTTTTAAAATAGAAATGAAATGCCCTTACTGCAGTCAGCCGGTATTCGTCAACGGATTGTTCAGTTCTATAAAATGCGGATCATGTCTTTCAAACATAGATCTCGACGTTCATTTCTGGAAAACTGTTATTACGTCATCCACCGGTATAACAAGACAGCTGACGTATAACGATCTGACTGTCGAGAAAACAGCGTCTTTGCCGAAATGCCTGAAATGCGGAACAGAACTCGACGTCGAATTGTATCCTGCCGGAAAAGACTCGTTCGTCGAATGTCCGTCCTGCAGGGAGCACAATCCTTCATTCCCTCTCCCCGAACAATTCAACTGGATACAAGACGCCAATCAGCTGTTTTGCGCTGAAAAACAGAGCGACGAAACAAAAATACTTGGTCAGACAAAACCTGTTTCAATTACGTGCGTAAAGTGCGGCGCTCCTCTTACCATAACTGTTGAAACGCCGAGAAATGCCGTCTGCGGTTACTGTGAAACGGTTCAGTATCTTCCGGACGTTCTTTGGACTTCACTCCACCCTGCACGCAAAAAACGCCAGTGGTTCGTCTCTTTTACAAAATCATGAAATAGTCAAAACGGAAAACAATCAGAAGTTTTTTTTGAAAAGAGATCTTTTTTTTTCTCTGTAAGCTGAAAATATGTCGGATCGCGTCAAAATTCCCTCGAATTTCGCGCCTTCATCTCTGCTCACTACTATGTAGAGAGGAGACGCCCTGAATTCGTTTTTAGTAAGTACGTCCTCAAGGGTGTCATCCGGATAGATTTCAATTATTTCCCTTCTCATAATATCTGATACTTTTAAAGATTTGTTTTCTTTTACGGACGCCATCTCTTTTTCTGTGATGATTCCCGTAACCCGATTATCTTTGACAACCGGAAATTTTCCGTAACCTGTTTCAATTATCAATTTTTCCACATCTTCGATCGAGGAGTCTTCATTAACGGTGACGACATCAATTTTCATCACCTCTTCCACCGTTACGGTCTCAAGAGCGTTGACTTCCATGTCGTGTTCGATGTTCACTCCCCGTCTTTTGAGCTTTATTGTGTATATACTGCCTTTAAGAGTCACGATGGCGACAATATCACTTATGACACAAGACAGCATCAGCGGCATTATTATGTTGTAGTTGCCCGTCATTTCAAAGACCATGATTATCGCCGTCATCGTCGCTCTGCTCATTCCGGCGAAAACGGCCGCCATTCCGACAATCGCGTAAGCCTGGAAACTTGCTGTAATCGAAGGGAACACCTGATTAAGAACGATTCCCAAACTGCCTCCGGCCATGGCTCCAATTACAAGAGAAGGGGCAAAAACGCCGCCGGATCCCCCTGAACCTATCGTAAAAGAAGTGGCTGCAATTTTAAGGAAAACAAGCGATGCTACTACAAAAAGCGACAAACGCGCATTCATTAAAAGATTTATAGTGTCGTATCCGTTGCCAAAAACCAGAAGATGTCCTGTTTTCACGAGTAAAATGGCGCCAATTATTCCTGTAAATAATCCGCCTACAGCCGGTTTCAGGAATTCTGAGAAATTCATTTTTCCGAAAACGTCTTCAGACAGGTAAACGGACTTCACGTATAAAAAAGCTATTCCTCCGCATATTAGACCCAAAATTATATAGAATAAAAATTCCCAATTGCTGACGATGTTGTATGGAGGAAGAGTAAAAATCAATTCAGGTTTTTGACCTATAAGAGAAAGGAATAATTTGGACGTAAGGCTCGCGAAGACAGATGAGATAACTATCGGGACGAAAGATTTTGTTTTAAATTCCCTTATTATCAGCTCAATGGCAAACAGCACGCCTCCGACAGGAGTGTCAAACGTCGCGGATACGGCACCGGCAACACCGCACGAGAGGAGAATGCGGGTCTGATATACGTTGAGCTTAAAAAATTGGCCGAAAGCCGATCCTATTCCTGCTCCCATCTGGACTATGGGTCCCTCTCTTCCAGCCGACCCACCTGATCCGATAGTCACGGCAGAAGACAGAGCTTTTACAGCGACAATCCTTTTTCTTATCTTTCCGCCGAACATTTCAAAAGCTTCCATAACCTGCGGGATACCATGCCCTTTTGCTTCTTTCGCAAAAAAATAAACCAGTAAACCCGACAAAATTCCTCCCAGAGCCGGAAGAAAAATTATGTGAAAGGGATAGAAGGAATTCAGAGAGGCATTTATTTTAACCTGAAACAGATCGGTAAAAACATTGACTAGAAAACGGAAACAGACGGCAATGATTCCGCATACAATACCGGTTATAGCCGCCATAATATTCATACCGACGTATTTTGAGGTTTTTGAGCGGCTCTTTTTTCCGGTGAGTTTTCTTTTTATCAATTTAAGGTTAACTGTAATTTTCTTCAATTACTATTTTCCCGCAATAAAATTTAAAACCTCATCTTTCAGACATTACGTTAATTAACCTATTCTTTTCGTTTCTGCCTGCTTTTTAAAGTCATTTTCCAAGCAACACGATAATTTACAGGATAACACATGAAATCCGCCAAACAAACATAAAAGCGAGCTGGGAATCTTCATTATTTTCAAAAATATTTATGTCTCATCCGCACACGAAGGCGGAAACCGGGAAAAGGCTTCAGATGTTTGATGAAATGGAATTTTTGAAAATTCTTCGGGGGTCTTAAAAATACAGTTAGACAAACATTTCATTAAATGGTAGAAATTACATATTGTAGGCAAGTTTAATTATGTTTTTAAGTCAGGTAATCTCCAATATTCTCCCTTGAAAACATTTTAAACAGGTTATGTTGTTTTGCATACGGAGGTTTTGATGCAAGAATGCAGGTTGTATGTTGGTAATCTGGCTTATTCGGCTACTAAAGAAGAACTGCAGGAGCTTTTCCAGCAATTCGGAGAAGTCAAGCAGGTCAGTATAATCGAAGGCAAAGGATTCGGTTTTGTGGAAATGGCTAATCCGGATTCAGCCAGGAACGCCAAGGATTCTCTTGATGGAAGAGAATTCAAAAGCAGAGTCATAAAGGTCAATGAAGCCAGGCCGATGAAAAAAGAAAGGCCGACGAGAGATAATTACAGGAGGAATTACAACAGAAACTGATTCCGGTATTTAAATATATCAAAGAGAACTCAAAAAAATTGAGTTCTCTTTTTTTTTGTGTATAATTAAAAATCAGCTCAACCAATACGGAGGAAATAATGACACTGGCAGGAATTATTAAAGAAAAGACTAACGTCAGGGCAATATTTTTTGAAACAGCACTTTTGATCGCAGGAACACTGTTACTGACAGCCAGCGCTCAGTTTTTCGTTTTTGTCCCTTTCAGCCCCGTACCATTCACGTTCCAGACTTTCGCGGTCCTCCTGCTTGGCGCCGCTCTTGGTTCCAAAAGAGGCGCATCTTGCGTCATCTTATATATAACTCAGGGAGTCCTCGGCCTGCCTGTTTTTTCCGGCGGGACGGCCGGATTTATTCATTTGGCGGGTCCTACCGGCGGATATCTGGCGGGTTTTGCTTTCGCCGCTTACGCAGCAGGATATCTCGCCGAGAAAAAATTCGACAGGAACATCCTCAAAACCGCCGCCCTGATGATAACAGGAAACGCGGTTATTTACGCTTTCGGCTTTGCTTGGCTTGGAATTTACACCGGATACTCCAGGGCTTTGCAAATCGGAGTCCTTCCATTTGTCGTTTCCGACCTTCTTAAAATAGCTTTGGCGTCTTTGATCCTGCCT is part of the candidate division WOR-3 bacterium genome and encodes:
- a CDS encoding chloride channel protein gives rise to the protein MKKITVNLKLIKRKLTGKKSRSKTSKYVGMNIMAAITGIVCGIIAVCFRFLVNVFTDLFQVKINASLNSFYPFHIIFLPALGGILSGLLVYFFAKEAKGHGIPQVMEAFEMFGGKIRKRIVAVKALSSAVTIGSGGSAGREGPIVQMGAGIGSAFGQFFKLNVYQTRILLSCGVAGAVSATFDTPVGGVLFAIELIIREFKTKSFVPIVISSVFASLTSKLFLSLIGQKPELIFTLPPYNIVSNWEFLFYIILGLICGGIAFLYVKSVYLSEDVFGKMNFSEFLKPAVGGLFTGIIGAILLVKTGHLLVFGNGYDTINLLMNARLSLFVVASLVFLKIAATSFTIGSGGSGGVFAPSLVIGAMAGGSLGIVLNQVFPSITASFQAYAIVGMAAVFAGMSRATMTAIIMVFEMTGNYNIIMPLMLSCVISDIVAIVTLKGSIYTIKLKRRGVNIEHDMEVNALETVTVEEVMKIDVVTVNEDSSIEDVEKLIIETGYGKFPVVKDNRVTGIITEKEMASVKENKSLKVSDIMRREIIEIYPDDTLEDVLTKNEFRASPLYIVVSRDEGAKFEGILTRSDIFSAYREKKRSLFKKNF
- a CDS encoding DUF3160 domain-containing protein, with the translated sequence MLKRGFVFSAAVIFFFSCSNNIPETNLHALDLKPVKDVSEKTDFTEIGISSDFGETFYEKVSSDVNPRMMGAGLPFDENAIINLNEVLLFSGLSGVPAELLENGFIVTSSLYLTDNPVSAFEVIESSNQPVFVSSGIALHLMHIFFDNSLKHVEENFLYADLVKILIYLYETNLRRENFLAAAYSGVALKLLEPSHELDPIIAEIVEKEVQLIEAHEGFAESNVFGYKEDFSQYVPRGHYPSSDSLKRYFKAMMWLGRMTFPLKGNQSGQEMYLVSEEKAIYMTGTALQMVSDLCSGTAPDGEKYIDKWCKIYSVTAFFAGFADDMSVPEYLGAVKETESGELTAGDLYNRDFYGRFSGILIKNYLDSKIYSGTGALVAMPDETGEFDTNELMKTQEITAGFRLFGQRYAFDSEVLGRMVFPTIGPNRSGERRFMPSGLDVAAVFGSQAAYKILCENGDTFYSNYNKNLNDLKDRILGFEQKVWHETLYNNWLLCIYLLMKERGEGYADFMTTEFWQKHSLSNFLASWAMLRHDNILYVKQSYTMEAGCAPNNGHEPPLPPSAGFVEPVPEVYAEVIAVLTMLEKALKSYGYFDEALTWKFSRARSVMERIKEISEKELAGKPLSAEDADFLKYFSSSLQNALSDGGDVTEGVETSLIADVHTDQNSSSVLEVASGDLDLAIIVYARPDGHIEAALGPVLSYWEFTWPMGDRLTDEKWRELTGDKAVERPDWIYITR
- a CDS encoding RNA-binding protein; protein product: MQECRLYVGNLAYSATKEELQELFQQFGEVKQVSIIEGKGFGFVEMANPDSARNAKDSLDGREFKSRVIKVNEARPMKKERPTRDNYRRNYNRN
- a CDS encoding biotin transporter BioY, with the protein product MTLAGIIKEKTNVRAIFFETALLIAGTLLLTASAQFFVFVPFSPVPFTFQTFAVLLLGAALGSKRGASCVILYITQGVLGLPVFSGGTAGFIHLAGPTGGYLAGFAFAAYAAGYLAEKKFDRNILKTAALMITGNAVIYAFGFAWLGIYTGYSRALQIGVLPFVVSDLLKIALASLILPSAWKLVGRGERI
- a CDS encoding bifunctional metallophosphatase/5'-nucleotidase, which gives rise to MKRFIAALALWVLLTSAAASETVKIAIAATSDLQSVILPYEMTKDGQKFTVGGFERISAFKSNLESDTCFHGVLLVSSGDDFINPLFSMFNGEPEVTGMNMSRYDVYCPGNHEFDNGAEVFAEAMRKADFDLICANMTFSDTSLQSRIKPYTIKEIGGIKIGFFGLMTPDFFKLTNPGDSQVFMPFDLLDAAEKAVCELEIAGCCCIIGLTHTGFTYDSILAMNVEGIDAVIGGHDHTEYCVEVNGVVLVQNGARAQTIGTLVLSFEDSNLFSIDFRSQLLDSTAGSDEEVREIMLEFQEKYKSGLSTPLGVSMVPFDATRAVVRGRESNIGNLICDSWLRWFQDADVAFLNGGSIRGDMIYPAGEITYGTVLEILPFRNELIKVAMTGAEIKQTLEVSASGQLGAQFDCPDSMRASYGGFLQVGGVRFEIDTLKPSFCAVYSGREVLRVLEPGARIDSVEIFQEGKWNPLEPEKIYTVIVSDWLAGGGDGHFVFLGDSIEKQPTSVYAPDPFLDFFIKNRSVEALTDGRIRIK